In one Silene latifolia isolate original U9 population chromosome 10, ASM4854445v1, whole genome shotgun sequence genomic region, the following are encoded:
- the LOC141608334 gene encoding uncharacterized protein LOC141608334: MADFATASAYCQRFKTLSDQLKNIGSPISNTRLVLHMVLGLTPTYHGVGTIIRQNDHLPPLYRACSILDLEEAGFAKHSATNGSGSAMYSAKHDNEAYPSILGRPRVVHGKGNNKGGGKKKKGGGNKKGKGNNKRVQTIAATTPTTHFTNAPFLA; encoded by the coding sequence ATGGCGGATTTTGCAACCGCGTCGGCTTATTGTCAACGTTTCAAGACCCTCTCTGACCAATTGAAGAACATCGGGTCTCCAATATCTAATACTCGTCTTGTTTTACATATGGTCTTAGGTCTTACACCGACATATCATGGTGTCGGGACGATTATTCGTCAAAACGATCATCTTCCTCCGCTTTATAGGGCCTGCTCTATTTTAGATCTTGAGGAAGCTGGCTTTGCAAAACATAGCGCCACTAACGGTAGCGGTTCTGCCATGTATTCTGCTAAGCATGACAATGAAGCTTATCCTTCCATCCTTGGACGTCCACGTGTAGTTCATGGAAAAGGGAACAACAAAGGTGGTGGTAAAAAGAAAAAGGGCGGGGGGAATAAGAAGGGAAAAGGGAACAACAAAAGGGTTCAAACAATCGCTGCAACTACCCCGACTACCCATTTTACTAATGCTCCATTTCTTGCTTAG